A genome region from Natranaeroarchaeum sulfidigenes includes the following:
- a CDS encoding alpha-amylase family glycosyl hydrolase yields the protein MQRRTFITSLAAVAGLTATGVPAAADHTENRSELDLETDDGSHHPGPPRFTHKGRGFVNPNFDEENIRDDLAPRNPDGDAEYSWSVVDAPADSSATPTDAAVAEFEPDVPGEYTLELDAPDGTHELTVRVFPEEDEDDPRPRVDLDAEVVEGQVLLSANAMAPDREDVIDEQVDVEFYVDDRDKDVLAGNGTISASEITDPVRVHAVAVGDRHSVADMIKLVPEGDDLHVEHPYKAPDWVENSIIYSIFTRRFPEQELDGETIATDDTPGFDEIAGRLDHLDELGVDVLWMTPFVPTDRGFGTPEAEGGPHGYHKTDYFDVDPDLGTMEDFENLVDEAHDRDIKVVFDLVINHASENHPFFQAALDESHEEHEKYYDWFRWDDDGNREAYYGWDGIPNLDHENPEVREWCLDVVDFWAPKVDGFRADIAWGVPNHFWKEIYQRVTEYDSDFFMLDETLPYDEEFGAGGFDVHYDNHLHGALGAAAEGTAEEVLEAYEDRFRNGAHPESLFMQYIENHDTDRYLEQHGFMAQLAAGTATFTLPGVPMIYYGQETGLTDWREPMNWGDFDENTLEFYQQLVDLRKSHPALQHHARVERIDYEADSDSTLAYARYDPETDRRVVVLLDFSDDTQTVRIGDYVESENLITGDDAGLEVNEEHEYVEIDVPTGIVLEADEPTDFSLPGNVIAEFEQPEGTDFGPGNYTYPGTEEIPEGEFDLAGVTIEETDETFRFEFEFHNEVSNPWDNDSGVSHQHIQVYLNDPEVDDGETEARTGVNAELAAPYQHVLTAGPGEHTVYDADGDIVGEEGDYSYDPDEDPNTIVVEFDKHAIDYLPEAGMAVIVMSYDGYGDGGVRAVESEASEWQFGGAEHGTAPNVIDLLTAEDVDNEDALAYDEDNYAQIPYVALGDEEIDEEDGEEEDDDADDEDDGLPGFGVAAGAAGVAGGAVYAANRVLGADENTEE from the coding sequence GTGCAACGTAGAACATTCATCACCAGTCTCGCCGCTGTCGCCGGTTTGACGGCAACCGGTGTCCCCGCCGCTGCGGACCACACGGAGAACCGATCGGAGCTCGATCTGGAGACAGACGACGGCTCTCATCACCCCGGCCCCCCACGGTTTACACATAAGGGACGCGGATTCGTCAACCCGAACTTCGATGAGGAAAATATCCGGGACGACCTCGCGCCACGGAACCCGGACGGCGACGCAGAGTACTCCTGGTCGGTCGTCGATGCCCCGGCTGACTCCTCGGCAACCCCCACTGACGCCGCGGTCGCCGAGTTCGAGCCGGACGTTCCGGGCGAGTATACCCTCGAACTCGACGCGCCCGACGGTACACACGAGCTGACGGTCCGTGTCTTCCCCGAGGAAGACGAGGACGATCCACGTCCGCGCGTGGATCTCGATGCCGAAGTCGTCGAGGGACAGGTCCTGCTCTCGGCGAATGCGATGGCCCCAGACCGCGAGGATGTCATCGACGAGCAGGTCGACGTTGAGTTCTACGTCGACGATCGGGACAAAGACGTGCTCGCAGGCAACGGGACGATCTCCGCGTCGGAGATCACCGACCCGGTCCGGGTCCACGCCGTCGCGGTCGGTGACCGCCATTCCGTTGCGGACATGATCAAGCTCGTTCCCGAGGGTGACGATTTGCACGTCGAACACCCGTACAAAGCTCCTGACTGGGTCGAAAACTCGATTATCTACTCCATTTTCACGCGGCGCTTCCCCGAACAGGAGCTCGACGGCGAAACGATCGCCACGGACGACACGCCCGGATTCGACGAGATTGCCGGCAGACTCGACCATCTCGACGAGCTCGGCGTCGACGTTCTGTGGATGACGCCCTTTGTGCCGACCGACCGCGGGTTCGGAACGCCAGAGGCGGAAGGCGGCCCCCACGGGTACCACAAGACCGACTACTTCGACGTCGATCCGGATCTCGGAACGATGGAAGACTTCGAGAACCTGGTCGACGAGGCACACGACCGCGACATCAAGGTCGTCTTCGACCTCGTCATCAACCACGCCTCCGAGAATCATCCGTTCTTCCAGGCGGCGCTCGACGAGAGCCACGAAGAGCATGAAAAGTACTACGACTGGTTCCGCTGGGACGATGACGGCAACCGCGAGGCGTACTACGGCTGGGACGGGATCCCGAACCTCGATCACGAAAACCCTGAAGTCCGCGAGTGGTGTCTCGACGTCGTCGACTTCTGGGCACCCAAAGTCGATGGCTTTCGCGCCGACATCGCGTGGGGCGTGCCAAACCACTTCTGGAAGGAGATTTACCAGCGGGTCACCGAGTACGACTCCGACTTCTTCATGCTCGACGAGACGCTGCCGTACGACGAAGAGTTCGGTGCGGGCGGCTTCGACGTCCACTACGACAACCACCTCCACGGCGCGCTCGGCGCTGCTGCGGAAGGAACGGCAGAGGAAGTCCTCGAAGCCTACGAGGACCGGTTCCGGAACGGCGCACATCCCGAGTCGCTGTTCATGCAGTACATAGAGAACCACGACACGGACCGGTATCTCGAACAGCACGGCTTCATGGCACAGCTGGCTGCCGGGACGGCGACGTTTACCCTCCCCGGCGTCCCGATGATCTACTACGGGCAGGAGACTGGCCTGACCGACTGGCGTGAGCCGATGAACTGGGGCGACTTCGACGAGAACACCTTGGAGTTCTACCAGCAGCTCGTCGACCTGCGCAAGTCCCATCCCGCCCTCCAGCATCACGCCCGGGTCGAACGGATCGACTACGAAGCGGATTCGGACTCCACGCTCGCGTACGCACGCTACGATCCCGAGACGGATCGACGCGTCGTCGTCTTGCTCGATTTCAGTGACGACACACAGACCGTCCGGATCGGCGATTACGTCGAATCGGAAAACCTCATCACTGGCGACGATGCCGGGCTCGAGGTCAATGAGGAACACGAGTACGTCGAGATCGATGTCCCGACTGGAATCGTCCTCGAAGCCGACGAGCCGACCGACTTCAGCCTGCCGGGGAACGTCATCGCGGAGTTCGAACAGCCCGAAGGAACTGATTTCGGTCCGGGCAACTACACCTACCCCGGTACGGAAGAGATCCCCGAAGGCGAGTTCGATCTCGCGGGCGTAACCATTGAAGAAACAGACGAGACGTTCCGTTTCGAGTTCGAGTTCCATAACGAGGTGTCGAACCCATGGGACAACGACAGCGGCGTCTCACACCAGCACATTCAGGTATATCTCAACGATCCGGAGGTCGACGACGGGGAAACGGAGGCCCGAACCGGCGTCAACGCCGAACTCGCCGCACCGTACCAGCACGTCCTGACCGCCGGGCCGGGGGAACACACAGTCTACGATGCCGACGGCGACATCGTCGGTGAGGAGGGCGACTACAGCTACGATCCCGACGAGGATCCGAACACTATCGTCGTCGAGTTCGACAAGCACGCGATCGATTACCTGCCCGAAGCCGGTATGGCCGTGATCGTCATGAGCTACGACGGCTACGGTGACGGCGGCGTCCGGGCAGTCGAATCCGAGGCCAGCGAGTGGCAGTTCGGCGGCGCGGAACACGGCACGGCCCCGAACGTCATCGATCTACTGACTGCCGAGGACGTCGACAACGAGGACGCACTCGCGTACGACGAGGACAATTACGCACAGATCCCCTACGTCGCGCTCGGTGACGAAGAGATCGACGAGGAAGACGGAGAGGAGGAAGACGACGACGCTGACGACGAGGACGATGGACTGCCCGGCTTCGGCGTCGCTGCCGGTGCGGCGGGCGTCGCTGGCGGGGCGGTATACGCCGCGAACCGCGTGCTCGGTGCCGACGAAAACACAGAGGAGTAA
- a CDS encoding sensor histidine kinase, producing MTDHSSVERFAETRPSRSSPAVVLLTDTEGYRTTVLSALSDAATLTTVDTAHDVTIAEFDLAIVEQGKLPDRVVEGETTCKTPILYITSDESSVPSSVWRAITDVVSPCATTASLGARIHNTISTPRDHRQQHGLVGIDCVPEPTVSVDVTDGKRIVRHTNTAFETEFGFEPEDVTDRRLEELIVPDVSREYTADLTNRAVAGETIERVLRRDTRYGRRDYLVRMVESHHCEADLWITYTDVTNKRCREQQVKVLNRVLRHNLRNDMNIILGNVERLLSEVDDQRAAEVGEEIRRAAESLVGLGDTASTLRETWDNVDPTAIDLVQVAERVRRDVRRETPSTEIRVTTPERCWVNGDSRLVAAVSELVENAIDHTPPGTDIELEVESEGDWARISVLDDGPGLPESERAVLNGNAETPLDHGSGLGLWIVNWIVSVSGGQLAVDVDEGASTAVTISLPIADVEAK from the coding sequence ATGACAGACCACAGTAGCGTGGAACGGTTCGCGGAGACTCGGCCCTCCCGTTCCTCCCCAGCAGTGGTTCTCTTGACAGACACCGAGGGCTATCGAACGACGGTTCTGTCCGCGCTGTCCGACGCTGCCACACTGACAACGGTAGATACTGCCCACGACGTGACGATCGCGGAATTCGATCTCGCCATCGTCGAGCAGGGAAAGCTTCCGGACAGGGTGGTTGAGGGAGAGACAACGTGCAAGACGCCGATTCTGTACATAACATCCGATGAGTCAAGCGTTCCGTCCAGCGTCTGGAGGGCGATCACCGACGTAGTTTCGCCCTGTGCAACGACTGCATCTCTGGGTGCGCGAATCCACAACACTATCAGTACTCCGAGGGACCATCGACAGCAACACGGCCTCGTCGGTATCGATTGTGTTCCGGAACCAACAGTATCGGTCGATGTCACCGACGGAAAACGGATCGTGAGACATACCAACACTGCGTTCGAGACGGAGTTCGGTTTCGAACCGGAAGACGTGACGGACAGGCGACTCGAAGAACTGATCGTCCCGGACGTGTCAAGAGAGTACACCGCGGACCTCACCAATCGAGCAGTCGCCGGAGAAACCATCGAACGCGTGCTTCGCCGGGATACGCGATATGGGCGACGGGATTACCTCGTTCGGATGGTCGAATCCCACCACTGCGAAGCCGATCTCTGGATCACGTACACCGACGTAACGAACAAACGGTGTCGGGAACAACAGGTCAAAGTACTCAACCGCGTGCTCCGTCACAACCTCCGCAACGATATGAACATAATCCTCGGGAACGTCGAACGGCTACTCTCCGAGGTCGACGACCAGCGTGCGGCGGAAGTCGGCGAAGAGATCAGACGGGCAGCCGAAAGTCTCGTCGGACTGGGCGACACGGCAAGCACCCTCCGGGAAACATGGGACAACGTCGATCCGACTGCGATCGATCTCGTACAGGTCGCCGAGCGCGTACGACGGGATGTTCGCAGGGAGACTCCCTCCACAGAAATACGGGTAACAACCCCAGAACGGTGCTGGGTTAACGGCGATTCCCGACTGGTCGCCGCGGTCTCCGAACTGGTCGAAAACGCGATCGATCATACGCCCCCTGGTACGGACATCGAGCTCGAAGTCGAATCGGAGGGTGACTGGGCGCGGATCAGTGTGCTCGACGACGGACCGGGACTGCCAGAGTCGGAACGGGCAGTCCTTAACGGGAACGCTGAGACACCGCTTGATCACGGCAGTGGACTGGGTCTGTGGATCGTCAACTGGATCGTCTCGGTTTCGGGCGGGCAACTCGCAGTCGATGTCGACGAGGGAGCCAGTACGGCCGTGACGATCTCGTTACCGATTGCTGATGTGGAGGCGAAGTGA
- a CDS encoding MBL fold metallo-hydrolase: protein MRVTFLGTGSAMPTGERYQSATLLRDDDRRLLVDCGAGTLQRLQQSGVGYEAVATVLLTHHHLDHVADLFPLLKARWLAGEEHLTVVGPRGTKALVDGLFEVHDYLDGRIDVSIREIASGEHVISGFDLSAREVRHSKRTLAYRFDDRLTLSGDTEAFEGLADFADGSAVFVHDCSFPDDVDVDNHPTPTELGNVLSGHEYGRVYLTHLYPHTDGRHDEMLDAIAAQYEGEVRFAEDLMTVRVS, encoded by the coding sequence ATGCGCGTCACATTTCTGGGGACCGGCAGCGCGATGCCGACCGGCGAACGGTATCAATCGGCGACGCTGCTGCGTGACGACGACCGACGACTGCTCGTCGACTGTGGTGCTGGGACGCTACAGCGGCTCCAGCAAAGCGGCGTCGGCTACGAGGCAGTCGCTACGGTATTGCTCACGCACCACCACCTCGATCACGTCGCGGATCTCTTTCCGCTGCTCAAAGCACGGTGGCTCGCCGGTGAAGAACATCTCACGGTCGTCGGGCCACGTGGGACGAAAGCGCTGGTCGACGGACTGTTCGAGGTCCACGATTACCTTGATGGGCGAATCGACGTGAGTATCCGCGAAATCGCATCCGGCGAACACGTGATCTCGGGGTTCGATCTGAGCGCACGTGAGGTCAGGCACTCGAAACGGACGCTCGCCTATCGGTTCGACGATCGACTCACGCTGAGCGGGGACACCGAGGCGTTCGAGGGGCTGGCCGACTTTGCAGACGGCTCGGCCGTCTTCGTCCACGACTGCTCGTTCCCGGACGACGTCGACGTCGACAACCACCCGACGCCGACCGAGCTGGGGAACGTCCTGTCGGGCCACGAGTACGGCCGTGTCTATCTCACGCATCTGTACCCCCACACCGACGGCCGCCACGACGAGATGCTCGACGCGATCGCGGCACAGTATGAGGGCGAGGTCCGGTTCGCCGAGGATCTCATGACGGTTCGAGTGAGCTAG
- a CDS encoding ComEC/Rec2 family competence protein, which translates to MHRGLLVVCVSLLLVTAGCVGDIPVDAADDEQTASLGDTEDEATEPLDDAVEIHHIDVGQADATLLIEPGGETMLIDTGDWRQDGEEVLAYLDEQDVERIDHLVATHGHADHIGGHEAVIDYYEEDAEGIGTAYDSGVAHTSATYDRYLDAVERHDVDLRTVEDGDSFAFGETTVEVYNPPAGDSGTDLHENSVTLSVEIGGTSYLTTGDAEQDAEQRMVDAHGDELDAELYQAGHHGSSTSSTEPFLDAVKPEVAVISSALDSQYGHPHDEVMESFAGRDIETYWTGVHGDIVVYTDGEETTVTTEHDETTDPAELVEHKPEDDTAAITSPDTQAPVVASIH; encoded by the coding sequence ATGCACCGCGGGCTCCTCGTCGTCTGCGTCAGCCTCCTGCTCGTCACGGCAGGCTGTGTCGGCGACATCCCCGTCGATGCAGCCGATGATGAACAGACCGCGTCCCTCGGCGATACCGAGGACGAAGCGACCGAGCCGCTCGACGACGCCGTCGAGATCCACCATATCGACGTCGGACAGGCCGACGCGACCCTGCTGATCGAACCCGGAGGTGAAACGATGCTGATCGACACCGGAGACTGGCGACAGGACGGTGAGGAAGTCCTCGCCTATCTCGACGAACAGGATGTCGAGCGGATCGATCACCTCGTGGCGACCCACGGCCATGCCGACCACATCGGCGGCCACGAGGCGGTGATCGATTACTACGAGGAAGACGCAGAGGGGATCGGAACAGCCTACGACAGCGGTGTTGCACATACCTCCGCGACATACGATCGGTATCTCGATGCTGTCGAGCGCCACGACGTCGATCTTCGTACTGTCGAGGACGGCGATAGCTTCGCGTTCGGCGAGACGACCGTCGAGGTATACAACCCTCCTGCAGGCGATTCAGGTACTGATCTTCACGAGAACAGCGTTACGCTGTCGGTCGAAATCGGCGGGACGAGCTATCTTACGACCGGAGACGCCGAACAGGACGCCGAACAGCGCATGGTCGACGCGCACGGCGATGAACTCGATGCTGAACTCTATCAGGCCGGCCATCACGGCTCCTCGACCAGTTCGACCGAGCCGTTCCTGGATGCCGTCAAGCCCGAGGTTGCCGTGATCTCCAGCGCGCTCGATAGCCAGTACGGTCATCCCCACGACGAGGTCATGGAGTCGTTCGCCGGTCGTGACATCGAGACCTACTGGACCGGCGTCCACGGAGATATCGTAGTTTATACTGATGGCGAGGAGACGACCGTCACGACCGAACACGACGAGACCACCGACCCTGCCGAGCTGGTAGAACACAAGCCCGAGGACGACACGGCGGCGATCACATCACCGGACACTCAAGCCCCTGTCGTGGCTAGTATCCACTGA
- a CDS encoding DUF7503 family protein codes for MADSNNGKMESFLREHPRMIGVLFTILLALSQVGGAAAAMAKTID; via the coding sequence ATGGCAGACAGCAACAACGGCAAGATGGAATCGTTCCTCAGAGAACACCCGCGGATGATCGGCGTGCTGTTCACGATACTGCTGGCGCTCAGTCAGGTTGGTGGAGCGGCGGCGGCGATGGCAAAAACAATTGATTAG
- a CDS encoding DUF3006 domain-containing protein: MSETYDAVLDRIVDGEHATLLLEADGAVVDEYVIDVLEVPEDGRHEGAVFRATVEDATLTDLSYQPDETTDRKKSAQDRLDRLSRPLSDDES; this comes from the coding sequence ATGAGTGAAACGTACGACGCCGTCCTCGATCGGATCGTCGACGGCGAACACGCAACGCTCCTGCTCGAAGCCGACGGTGCAGTCGTCGACGAGTACGTGATAGACGTGCTGGAGGTGCCTGAAGACGGACGTCACGAGGGGGCAGTGTTTCGAGCGACGGTCGAAGACGCCACCCTCACCGACCTCAGCTACCAACCGGATGAGACGACGGACCGAAAAAAGAGCGCTCAGGATCGGCTCGATCGACTGTCCCGGCCACTTTCGGACGACGAGTCCTAG
- a CDS encoding winged helix-turn-helix transcriptional regulator: protein MKLRQPTDFLILEALHAYGRNVAPNLAHITGKSRKNVNNRLPVLEDYGLVEKIGPAERSGLYEITDRGGVVLQCRDEYDSSADFEGLVERRLEANGPAGASAAMARGADDSSDEASEQ from the coding sequence GTGAAACTGCGACAGCCAACAGACTTCCTGATACTGGAAGCATTACACGCCTACGGACGCAACGTCGCTCCGAATCTCGCTCACATCACCGGCAAGAGCCGAAAGAACGTCAACAACCGGTTACCCGTGCTCGAGGATTACGGACTGGTCGAAAAGATCGGCCCTGCCGAGCGCTCGGGCCTGTACGAAATAACTGACCGTGGAGGTGTCGTCCTTCAGTGCCGCGACGAGTACGACTCGAGTGCCGACTTCGAGGGATTGGTCGAGCGACGTCTGGAGGCGAACGGCCCGGCGGGAGCCAGTGCAGCCATGGCTCGCGGTGCAGACGACTCCAGCGACGAAGCCAGCGAACAGTAG
- a CDS encoding CHAT domain-containing protein, which produces MNIEFTARESGGVEIVDPIERVHYTLNTPKRQSVSDADSARFRFPVDAAVQIHCKRITLPTVPATLVRDGSGSVVTQIEHFSDGSLPDGEYEIELSLPLKVYIRVESAIEFSSDDEQLVIDFGKPTDVSIGARSKHEQPAGTITTTEQPRDIMQTVSALGSSLKTTSPERSLPTLRGHPPEIELGERLSIPDGITAPDTEIELQVPLTYEHVFPAAPLAYYLGATMCPGEEPRIVTGDGYTQELIAAPTYEERVARTLKQVFFLDCVTRTEGLYPVPLRERSRLEERIELPFNRLYELPPADRLATYLDAVAYSDVDDLLPDWKLTTHVSPTAGTIETLPYLINDLAIVRIADPQELSRSSVEDTGMGAYTRGADTRSATGQSPDTTYVQLDEDDDAVEQAWIGDETPVGLSKAIPEAYRNRFDREPSSGDISITVICNDDRMDRERGVVDEVYGSRERLPFEVSMSHDLTTEELADALAQPADFLHYIGHIEDGGFRCTDGLLDASELDSVAVDAFLLNACQSYHQGRALIENGAIGGVVTLSDVINSGAIRIGSTLARLLNSGFPLRAALQIAKGESIVGSQYLVIGDGGLAITQAESGTPLLGHIEEQADEYELTLEAFPTTSGGMGGLIQPNVESISSYKINSGPLDPVKMTREELLRFLQLEMAPMKMNGRLRWSTELTAELSSD; this is translated from the coding sequence ATGAATATCGAATTCACAGCGCGCGAGTCTGGCGGGGTAGAAATCGTCGACCCGATCGAGCGCGTTCATTACACGCTGAACACGCCGAAACGACAGTCGGTCAGCGATGCCGACAGCGCGCGCTTTCGATTTCCCGTCGACGCCGCCGTGCAGATACACTGTAAGCGCATAACCCTCCCCACCGTCCCCGCGACGCTCGTACGGGACGGCTCCGGCAGCGTCGTCACGCAGATCGAACATTTCTCAGACGGGTCACTGCCGGACGGCGAGTACGAGATCGAACTCTCGCTCCCGCTCAAAGTGTACATTCGTGTGGAGAGTGCGATCGAGTTCAGCTCGGACGACGAGCAGCTGGTGATCGACTTCGGGAAGCCCACCGACGTCTCGATCGGCGCACGGTCGAAACACGAACAGCCAGCGGGAACGATTACCACGACCGAGCAGCCGAGAGATATTATGCAAACGGTGTCGGCGCTTGGCTCCTCGCTGAAAACCACTTCGCCTGAACGCTCGCTGCCCACCCTTCGTGGCCATCCGCCGGAGATCGAACTCGGCGAACGACTTTCGATCCCGGACGGAATCACTGCGCCCGATACGGAAATCGAACTGCAGGTTCCGCTCACGTACGAACACGTGTTCCCCGCCGCGCCGCTGGCGTACTACCTCGGTGCGACGATGTGCCCCGGGGAGGAGCCACGAATCGTGACGGGCGACGGCTACACACAGGAGCTAATCGCAGCACCAACCTACGAGGAGCGCGTCGCCCGCACGCTCAAGCAGGTGTTCTTCCTCGACTGTGTGACACGCACGGAGGGGTTGTATCCGGTCCCGCTGCGGGAACGATCGCGTCTCGAAGAGCGGATCGAACTGCCCTTCAACAGGCTCTACGAACTCCCGCCAGCGGATCGCCTGGCGACGTATCTCGACGCTGTGGCCTACAGCGACGTCGATGACCTGCTCCCCGACTGGAAGCTCACGACACACGTCTCGCCGACCGCAGGGACGATCGAAACTCTGCCGTACCTGATCAACGACCTCGCGATCGTCCGAATCGCCGATCCGCAGGAACTCTCCCGCTCGTCCGTCGAGGACACTGGCATGGGGGCGTACACCCGCGGTGCTGACACCCGAAGCGCCACCGGGCAGTCCCCCGACACAACCTACGTCCAGCTAGACGAAGACGACGACGCAGTCGAGCAGGCCTGGATCGGCGACGAGACCCCGGTCGGCCTGAGCAAAGCGATTCCCGAAGCCTATCGCAACCGGTTCGACCGCGAGCCGTCCAGCGGAGACATCTCGATCACAGTCATCTGTAACGACGACCGGATGGACCGCGAACGCGGCGTCGTCGACGAGGTGTACGGTTCGCGCGAACGCCTGCCCTTCGAGGTCTCGATGAGCCACGATCTGACGACCGAGGAACTCGCGGACGCGCTCGCCCAGCCTGCCGACTTTCTCCACTACATCGGCCACATCGAGGACGGCGGCTTTCGCTGCACCGACGGTCTCCTCGACGCAAGTGAACTCGATAGCGTGGCCGTCGATGCGTTCCTGCTCAACGCCTGCCAGTCCTACCATCAGGGGCGGGCGCTGATCGAAAATGGCGCGATCGGCGGCGTCGTCACGCTAAGCGACGTCATCAACTCAGGCGCAATCCGTATCGGTTCGACGCTCGCACGCTTGCTTAACTCCGGATTCCCGCTTCGTGCCGCGTTACAGATCGCCAAAGGGGAAAGTATCGTCGGCAGCCAGTACCTCGTGATCGGTGACGGCGGGTTGGCGATTACGCAGGCTGAGAGTGGGACGCCGTTGCTCGGCCATATTGAAGAACAGGCAGACGAGTACGAGCTTACTCTTGAGGCTTTCCCAACTACTTCTGGCGGGATGGGTGGGTTGATACAGCCGAACGTCGAATCGATTTCTAGTTATAAAATCAATTCTGGACCGCTAGATCCGGTTAAAATGACGCGTGAAGAGCTATTACGGTTTTTGCAGCTCGAAATGGCACCTATGAAAATGAACGGTCGGCTGCGATGGAGTACAGAATTAACGGCGGAACTTTCTTCAGACTAA
- a CDS encoding DUF7504 family protein has protein sequence MADDEKLTTGQSSTAPSQKAGTSALILIPGDQSDIEYTERFVRARSVDDLLVLACGPDPTPAIERTERLSVDGRKRLLTDADSDLTADDMTVKRLSDPTNLSTTGIEISSLLDDAGGTVVCVHSLTALLEDIETERLFRFLHILTSRIAAADAVGQFYLDAAAHDDQTIYMLRSAFDTVVETETVPRFSN, from the coding sequence ATGGCCGACGACGAGAAATTAACCACCGGACAATCGTCCACAGCTCCCTCCCAGAAAGCGGGGACCAGCGCGTTGATACTCATTCCCGGAGATCAAAGCGACATCGAATACACCGAGCGGTTCGTGCGAGCCCGGTCGGTCGACGACCTGCTCGTACTCGCCTGTGGTCCGGATCCGACGCCAGCGATCGAACGCACCGAGCGGCTCAGTGTGGACGGACGAAAACGCCTGCTGACCGATGCGGACTCCGACCTCACGGCCGACGATATGACTGTCAAACGGCTCTCGGACCCCACGAACCTGAGCACTACGGGTATCGAGATCAGTTCGCTCCTCGATGACGCGGGCGGGACCGTCGTCTGCGTCCACTCGCTGACCGCACTGCTCGAAGATATCGAAACCGAACGCCTCTTCCGGTTCTTGCACATCCTCACCAGTCGCATTGCTGCTGCCGACGCGGTCGGCCAGTTCTACCTCGACGCCGCCGCCCACGACGACCAGACGATCTACATGCTACGCAGTGCCTTCGATACCGTCGTCGAGACGGAGACCGTCCCCCGATTCTCAAACTGA